The genomic region aaatttcttccgCTCGTTCTTCAGGAATATGATCTATAGCGTATTTATCTCATCACCATAGAAAGTAACAGCATGTTCATAAACGCTTCGTGCTCCTTTAATGAAACCATTATTAGCTTCAAAACTTGCGTAATTCATCCAATTCTTGACGTCAGGATGAATCATTACAAAACGTTCATATATTTGTCGTGCACGGTCAAGTTCTTTATAACGTAACTCGAAATTGATATAAGTTTGCCAAGCCTGCTCATTAGGTTCCCATTCCATTCAACGTTCGAAAACTTGTCTTGCTCCGGCGATATTCTCCAACTTTTCCTCGAAGGCTTTACGTTTCCGTTGGTGATAGTCTGCTAGCTCATGAGgatcagaaattttttgtttcttcgGAGCCGGAAGCATTTCTAAATCACGTTCTTTGGCCTCTCGGAGCAACTGCTCTGCagtaatttgaattttagctggtgctttttttttttacttgaaatatTCGAGTATTTATTAGTAAcattgttacaaaaataaatattaatattttagaaattaaattattaattttgaaaccaattagaataaattaaataaaaagagagAATGAAGCggcataatataaaatatgttttcAATTAATGTTTTCAAGTAGTCTCATCCGAtaacgcaattttttttttcaattgaaaaacaatttctaATTATACTATTATCAGTATCAATGGAAACACATAAATAACCATCAAGAATTTatgatgttttattttaaaataagtaattttttttttctttttttttatttattattatttagagtcggttttaactgctgtggtcatatcgccgacttttaactgttgggagtggtacgttgggtcTTTTTGGGTTGtgtaaatcttaacctacgcggcaagggccGAATATCAACCAagttggtttctaagaccaacttgggattcgaacccacacCTGGCCGGTAAGTTAGTCCAAGttctctatatatatatagagaaGAAATACGAGAATCGAGAGGATATCGAACTAGTAACTGTGAGTAAACACAAGAATAAATACGATCAGTTAGTAAAGAAGGATCCTTACAATTATGACACATGGTTTGATTATCTAAAACtgataaaaactttaaaaagtttaaagaaCCTTACTTGTAACTTGagtttctttttcataatattgacTACTGTGATTGACTTCTTGAGCTTTTTATGTAACTCAACCTGCAATAGAGATCTTGgatcagataatttttttaatttatagtaaAGTTATTGATATCTCTCTAATGAATCTTGTGTTAAATTTATCCTTGATATTGATTCCAAAAAACTAAATgagtaaataacaaattttaattatgtaaataaGATAAAGTAAGTTGTTATGTCTACTTGAATCATTCTGTGAATCTTATTTCTCTGTCATCAATGACAAGAGCAACCCAATAAATTACTACTCATAGAAACCCGAATTATctatgattttaataattcaaactaagaaaaatttgatcaaCTTTCAGAATAGTAAAAGtgcaaataatttaagttCTTCAGATATTAACTTATCGGAAGATTCCTTATCATCTTATATAACACGGGTTGAAAACACCGTTCTAATAAACTAATACActtataatattatcatttacATATCTATCTCCTTTCTAcgtatcaattattattctttaatttttctctGCTGTGCAACTcttgaatttttcatctaacaATGAATTATATCtatacttaaaatatattattattgtaaatgtaTATTGTCGATCGGCGTatgttaaaatgaaaaatagataTAAGACTAATTTGAAGTTCAAATAACgaataagaaattattatttatttctgcaAGTACATAATATTTACTTTGAAGTAATGGTATGACAAAATTGTGTTTGAATAGtacatattgaaaaaaaaatgattgttattattatttagagttTTCCTGCAGTTTTTGATAAACCCAAGATCTATAGGCTGAAATATCAGTTTAGACTCCCGGGTAGTCAACAAGTCGATCATTGATAACCAATGGACTGCCACCATCTCCGTTACAAGCATCATATCGACCATCCGGATAACCCGCGCAAATTTGTCCCTGTGGAAGTCCACCGATTGCGTAGTAGCTGTCATCACACTGGCTTTTAGGAATAGTCAAGACGGCAAcactcaataaataatttggatAGTCTCCATTTTCTGTTTTGCCCCATCCTGCAACCAGACCAACTGAACCAGGCTTAACCCGTTGAGGACACACCTCGAAAAAATTACGTTGAGGACACACGG from Cotesia glomerata isolate CgM1 unplaced genomic scaffold, MPM_Cglom_v2.3 scaffold_40, whole genome shotgun sequence harbors:
- the LOC123274529 gene encoding trypsin-1-like produces the protein MGSSGPQANFENCFAEWDPLDPVCPQRNFFEVCPQRVKPGSVGLVAGWGKTENGDYPNYLLSVAVLTIPKSQCDDSYYAIGGLPQGQICAGYPDGRYDACNGDGGSPLVINDRLVDYPGV